In Mongoliitalea daihaiensis, one DNA window encodes the following:
- a CDS encoding putative polyvalent protein kinase domain-containing protein produces the protein MILKVYQSGCGAESFFKDEFSVLKLTDSIYCSRWVDYLDNLVIDHFLFPNTAYNLIL, from the coding sequence TTGATCTTAAAAGTTTATCAGTCAGGGTGCGGAGCAGAGAGTTTTTTTAAAGATGAGTTTAGTGTTTTAAAACTAACTGACTCAATTTACTGTAGCCGCTGGGTAGATTATCTTGACAATTTAGTGATTGATCATTTTTTATTTCCAAATACAGCATACAATTTAATTTTATAA
- a CDS encoding NRAMP family divalent metal transporter yields MKRWLGNIGPGPIIAAAFIGPGTVTICTLAGVEFGYDLLWALVLSIVTTIVLQEMAARIGLISQAGLLENLTKTIKAPILKYFSIILVMIAIVLGNTAYEAGNITGGALGASLIVQLPVFKVAIFTFHTTHLIMGGVAFGLLISGNMSVITKFLTGLVVFMSGAFLLSAIFVFPSWRIFLKGLVPQFDPSNFLVIVAIIGTTVVPYNLFLHASLVAKKWSTPKNLNLVRKDTFAAIIIGGLVSMAIVITGASQQGGSVTSAVDMAVGLEPLLGTFATYFIAFGLFAAGLTSAMTAPMAAALVVCGSFGWSTSIKSLPMRFNMGLVLLMGLLFASLGIRPVQLITIAQVANGILLPLIAAYLIWLVNRPSMMGSFKNTFIQNLIAGIIWLITLILGAVSLWRIFGN; encoded by the coding sequence ATGAAACGTTGGCTGGGAAATATAGGTCCTGGTCCCATCATTGCCGCGGCCTTTATCGGTCCGGGCACGGTCACAATTTGCACCTTAGCAGGAGTTGAATTTGGATATGATCTATTGTGGGCCCTAGTACTTTCAATTGTTACAACTATAGTCCTTCAAGAAATGGCTGCACGTATTGGACTCATCAGTCAAGCGGGGTTGTTAGAAAACCTTACAAAGACGATTAAAGCACCAATACTGAAGTATTTTTCAATTATCCTCGTTATGATTGCCATTGTACTTGGAAATACTGCATATGAAGCGGGCAATATTACTGGAGGTGCTTTGGGGGCCTCCTTGATAGTACAGCTACCCGTTTTCAAAGTTGCTATTTTCACATTCCATACTACCCATTTGATTATGGGAGGAGTGGCTTTTGGTTTATTGATTTCAGGAAATATGTCCGTAATTACCAAATTTCTCACTGGCTTGGTGGTCTTCATGAGTGGAGCCTTTTTGCTTTCTGCAATCTTCGTCTTTCCTTCTTGGCGCATCTTTCTCAAAGGTTTAGTACCACAGTTTGATCCCTCCAACTTTTTGGTAATTGTAGCAATTATTGGTACGACGGTGGTTCCTTATAACTTATTTCTTCATGCCTCCCTGGTGGCTAAAAAATGGTCAACTCCAAAAAACTTAAATCTAGTCAGGAAAGACACCTTTGCCGCCATAATTATTGGAGGTTTGGTTTCTATGGCTATTGTCATTACGGGAGCAAGTCAACAAGGGGGATCTGTAACATCAGCGGTAGATATGGCCGTTGGCTTAGAGCCATTGCTGGGTACTTTTGCTACTTACTTTATCGCCTTTGGATTGTTTGCAGCTGGATTAACTTCTGCCATGACTGCTCCCATGGCAGCCGCCTTGGTTGTCTGTGGTAGTTTTGGTTGGAGCACTTCCATCAAAAGCTTGCCTATGCGGTTCAATATGGGCTTAGTTTTGTTGATGGGACTATTATTTGCTTCGCTTGGTATCCGGCCTGTACAATTAATCACCATTGCTCAGGTAGCCAATGGTATTCTATTACCATTGATCGCTGCTTACCTTATTTGGTTAGTCAATAGACCTTCCATGATGGGTTCTTTCAAGAATACCTTTATTCAAAATTTAATTGCAGGTATCATCTGGCTGATCACTCTTATCTTGGGAGCAGTAAGCTTGTGGAGGATTTTTGGTAATTAA
- a CDS encoding DUF2891 domain-containing protein: MHILLANFICSSTMQIAFLLWSFLTFQDPSIPVLNLDQANRLAKLPLHCMQTEYPNKLNQTLADESYLLPPKTLHPAFYGCFDWHSSVHGHWMLVALLKQFPNLDDAVLIRQKLEENISAENILQEVAYFHIPQNSSFERTYGWAWVLKLAEELNTWNDPLARQLENNLQPLTDLMVEKYIEFLPKLIYPIRVGEHTNIAFGLSFAYDYAKTMQHQPLQTIIEQRSKDWFQGDTDCPLAWEPSGFDFLSPCFQELDIMRKVLAPSEFVDWAYGFLPVIFESNFSWEPGRVSDRADGKLVHLDGVNFSRAWVMYGLARNFPDLFPHLISLGDARMNFSLPFIVDDNYEGTHWLGSFAIYALIQRPQ, from the coding sequence ACTTTCCAAGATCCAAGCATCCCCGTCCTTAATCTAGATCAGGCTAATCGCCTAGCAAAGTTACCTCTGCATTGTATGCAAACGGAATACCCCAATAAATTGAACCAAACACTGGCCGATGAATCCTATCTTTTACCTCCTAAAACCTTGCATCCAGCATTTTATGGATGTTTTGACTGGCATTCAAGTGTTCATGGCCATTGGATGTTGGTAGCCTTGTTGAAACAATTTCCAAACTTAGATGATGCCGTTTTGATTCGTCAAAAGTTGGAAGAAAATATCAGCGCTGAAAATATTCTTCAAGAAGTGGCATACTTTCATATTCCGCAAAACAGCAGTTTTGAACGTACATATGGCTGGGCTTGGGTACTTAAACTAGCTGAGGAGCTTAATACTTGGAACGATCCTCTGGCTCGACAGTTGGAAAATAACCTTCAGCCACTTACAGATTTAATGGTTGAAAAATACATAGAATTTCTTCCAAAATTGATTTATCCTATACGAGTAGGCGAACATACCAATATTGCCTTTGGGTTGAGCTTTGCCTATGACTATGCTAAAACAATGCAGCATCAGCCTCTTCAAACCATTATTGAACAACGGTCAAAAGACTGGTTTCAGGGAGATACAGACTGTCCATTGGCCTGGGAGCCTAGTGGGTTTGATTTTTTATCACCTTGCTTTCAAGAGTTAGATATTATGAGAAAAGTATTAGCTCCTTCGGAGTTTGTGGATTGGGCGTATGGTTTTCTTCCTGTCATATTTGAATCGAATTTTTCATGGGAGCCTGGTCGGGTTTCTGACCGAGCAGATGGAAAATTGGTGCATTTGGATGGAGTTAATTTCAGCCGTGCTTGGGTCATGTATGGGCTGGCAAGAAACTTCCCTGATCTTTTTCCACATCTAATTTCATTAGGAGATGCACGCATGAATTTTTCCCTGCCATTCATCGTCGATGATAATTACGAGGGTACGCATTGGCTGGGCAGTTTTGCGATTTATGCCTTGATTCAACGTCCCCAATGA
- a CDS encoding ligase-associated DNA damage response DEXH box helicase produces MEDKDLRVGFSYFEQKGWKPFDFQIQTWKDFLAGKSGILNAPTGSGKTFALWFPPILDYIRKHPHDWQKPQKIGIQVIWVTPLRALAQDIHHAMQEVCNSIGLPWKVAVRNGDTDTKTRNQQKRTPPQCLVTTPETLQILLAQKENASIFKEVKCIIVDEWHELMGNKRGVQVQLALAYIQSILQKDIQLWGISATIGNLEEANKILLGTDAPVHIVKADIHKEIAVHTVYPDELEKYPWSGHLGLKLLDKIIPIVEGHNSLLLFTNTRAQTEIWYQKIMEARPDWAGWVAMHHGSLDMAVRTWVEEALHQNKLKLVVCTSSLDLGVDFRPVDAVIQIGSPKGVARFMQRAGRAGHQPGLPSEIYFVPTNSLELIEAAALRFAMETGDMESIHCPTLTYDVLIQFLITLAVGDGFYPEPTYQLIKNTYTFQDLQYEEFHWMLHFITEGGESLRGYDEFSKVVIEEDGRYKVHDKRTAMRHRLSMGTIVSDPMYKVRFKNGTFLGMVEEYFISRLKPGDRFFFAGRTLEFVAIRDLSAIVTQSTKKTSNIPSYMGGRISLTSKLSTKMREILESAAQGSFYSEEVSYLAPLLDLQQRLSLIPDSHTFLIEKCISKDGHHVFFYPFEGRMVHEILGALVAYRISLNYPITFSIGMNDYGFELLSDEVIPIEDILAEDLFSEQNLIDDIQACINESDMAKRKFRDVATISGIIFQGFPGKPTKLKHLQSNSSLIYSVFEDYDPDNLLLKQSRREALEMQMDKDSVLNAIQKINQQQIVLKYPGQFTPFSFPILVDRLRASLSSESLEDRIAKMRATMID; encoded by the coding sequence ATGGAGGATAAAGATTTACGTGTTGGTTTTTCTTATTTTGAACAAAAAGGTTGGAAACCATTCGATTTTCAGATACAAACATGGAAAGATTTTTTAGCTGGAAAATCAGGAATTTTGAATGCTCCTACTGGCAGCGGTAAAACCTTCGCCCTTTGGTTTCCTCCCATCTTGGATTACATCCGCAAACATCCCCATGACTGGCAAAAACCTCAAAAAATAGGGATTCAAGTCATATGGGTGACTCCTTTGCGGGCGTTGGCTCAGGACATTCACCATGCTATGCAGGAAGTCTGTAACAGCATCGGGCTTCCTTGGAAAGTGGCTGTAAGAAATGGAGATACCGACACCAAAACCCGTAATCAACAAAAACGTACTCCACCCCAATGCCTAGTAACCACGCCAGAGACTTTACAGATTCTTTTGGCACAAAAGGAAAATGCCTCCATTTTCAAAGAAGTCAAATGCATCATTGTGGATGAATGGCATGAATTGATGGGCAATAAACGAGGGGTTCAGGTTCAATTAGCCCTTGCCTACATCCAAAGCATTTTGCAAAAAGATATACAGCTGTGGGGTATTTCCGCCACCATAGGAAATCTGGAAGAAGCCAATAAAATCTTATTAGGAACAGATGCACCAGTTCATATCGTCAAAGCTGATATTCACAAAGAGATAGCCGTGCACACAGTCTATCCAGATGAATTGGAAAAATATCCTTGGTCAGGTCATTTGGGATTGAAGCTATTGGATAAGATCATACCTATTGTGGAGGGCCATAACAGCTTGTTGCTCTTTACCAACACACGTGCGCAAACCGAAATCTGGTATCAGAAAATTATGGAAGCCCGTCCTGATTGGGCGGGATGGGTTGCTATGCATCATGGTTCCTTGGATATGGCTGTGCGAACTTGGGTTGAGGAAGCCCTGCATCAAAATAAGTTGAAATTAGTGGTTTGTACCTCAAGTTTAGATTTGGGGGTGGATTTCAGACCTGTAGATGCAGTCATTCAAATTGGTAGTCCTAAGGGCGTAGCCCGCTTTATGCAACGGGCTGGAAGAGCAGGCCATCAGCCCGGTTTGCCTTCCGAAATTTACTTTGTCCCTACCAATTCACTAGAACTGATTGAAGCAGCTGCCTTGCGCTTTGCTATGGAAACAGGCGACATGGAAAGTATCCACTGCCCTACCCTTACTTACGATGTGCTCATCCAGTTTTTGATCACCTTGGCGGTCGGTGATGGATTTTATCCAGAACCTACCTATCAGTTGATCAAGAACACTTACACCTTTCAGGATTTGCAGTATGAGGAGTTCCATTGGATGTTACATTTCATAACCGAGGGCGGAGAATCCTTGCGAGGTTATGATGAATTTTCCAAAGTAGTCATCGAGGAAGACGGGCGCTACAAAGTTCATGACAAGCGAACGGCTATGCGACACCGGTTATCCATGGGCACGATTGTAAGCGATCCTATGTACAAAGTCCGCTTCAAAAACGGAACCTTTTTAGGAATGGTAGAGGAGTATTTTATCTCACGTCTTAAGCCTGGAGACAGGTTCTTTTTTGCTGGAAGAACCTTGGAATTTGTAGCCATACGTGATCTGAGCGCCATTGTCACGCAATCCACAAAAAAAACCAGCAACATCCCTTCTTACATGGGTGGACGGATATCATTGACTTCCAAACTATCCACCAAAATGCGAGAAATCTTGGAAAGTGCAGCTCAAGGCTCTTTTTATTCAGAAGAAGTCTCCTACTTAGCTCCCTTACTTGATTTGCAACAGCGCCTTTCATTGATTCCCGATTCTCATACTTTTTTGATAGAAAAATGCATTTCTAAGGATGGGCATCATGTGTTTTTTTATCCGTTTGAGGGCAGGATGGTGCATGAGATTTTAGGTGCACTTGTAGCCTATCGAATTAGTCTCAACTACCCCATCACCTTCAGTATTGGGATGAATGATTATGGGTTTGAACTGCTTTCAGACGAAGTGATTCCCATCGAAGACATTTTAGCAGAAGATTTATTCAGTGAACAAAACTTGATCGATGATATTCAAGCTTGTATCAATGAAAGCGATATGGCCAAACGTAAATTCAGGGATGTTGCCACCATATCAGGTATCATATTCCAAGGTTTCCCCGGCAAACCAACGAAGCTTAAGCATCTGCAGTCTAATAGCAGTTTGATTTACAGTGTCTTTGAAGATTATGACCCTGATAACCTCCTGCTTAAACAATCCCGAAGGGAAGCTTTGGAGATGCAAATGGATAAAGACAGTGTATTGAATGCTATTCAAAAAATCAATCAGCAGCAAATCGTCCTCAAATATCCTGGGCAATTTACACCGTTTTCATTCCCCATCTTGGTAGATCGCCTCAGAGCATCACTTTCTTCCGAATCCTTGGAAGACCGCATCGCCAAAATGCGAGCGACGATGATTGATTGA
- a CDS encoding ATP-dependent DNA ligase has product MEDFVALFNRLDQSNKTSDKLQALRGYFLTANEQDKLWTLALFTHRRPKRQVNTRLLREWCCEVAHIPAWLFEESYQTVGDLAETISLLLPAPSETSNKSLSEWIVFLMNLEGLEEEEKKEQILYAWERLEKEERFIFTKLITGGFRVGVSQQLVVQSLADVLNLEKTDVTQRLMGDWNPLKNNFHDLLLTSNQSDDLSRPYPFYLAHPVEASLMESEHPVDWQVEWKWDGIRGQLIKRKGEIFIWSRGEELVTEKFPELVEAASFLPDNVVLDGEILCFEGALPLPFGILQTRIGRKNLSKKILQEAPVSFFAYDLLELEGKDFRTQALTVRRAHLEELLLGIPTTRLQLSPTVEAESWAALEKIRESSRKRMAEGFMLKRKNSPYEVGRKRGNWWKWKIDPLTIDGILIYAQKGHGRRADLFTDFTLAVWEGDKLVPFTKAYSGLTDAELKEADQYIKKNTVEKFGPVRTVKPGLVFEIAFEGIQESPRHKSGIALRFPRINRWRKDKNITEANTLADLKDLLSLYGG; this is encoded by the coding sequence ATGGAAGATTTTGTTGCACTCTTCAATCGTTTGGACCAAAGTAATAAAACAAGCGATAAATTACAGGCATTGAGGGGCTATTTTTTAACTGCTAACGAACAAGATAAACTCTGGACATTGGCACTCTTTACGCACAGACGTCCAAAGCGTCAGGTTAATACCCGCTTACTGAGAGAATGGTGCTGTGAAGTTGCTCACATACCTGCTTGGCTTTTTGAGGAATCCTATCAGACTGTAGGAGATTTGGCAGAGACTATTTCCTTGCTATTACCCGCACCATCCGAAACATCCAACAAATCCTTAAGTGAATGGATTGTTTTTTTGATGAATTTGGAAGGATTGGAAGAAGAAGAAAAAAAAGAACAAATTCTATACGCATGGGAGCGCTTGGAAAAGGAAGAACGGTTCATCTTTACTAAATTGATCACAGGAGGATTTAGAGTAGGCGTCAGTCAGCAGTTGGTCGTTCAGTCCTTGGCAGATGTCCTTAACCTAGAAAAAACCGATGTCACCCAACGGCTAATGGGTGATTGGAATCCACTTAAAAATAACTTTCATGATTTACTCCTAACATCCAATCAATCAGATGATTTATCTCGTCCTTACCCGTTCTATTTGGCCCATCCTGTAGAAGCTTCTTTGATGGAATCCGAGCATCCAGTCGATTGGCAAGTTGAATGGAAATGGGATGGGATTCGTGGACAACTCATCAAGCGAAAAGGTGAGATTTTCATTTGGTCAAGAGGAGAAGAATTAGTGACTGAGAAATTTCCTGAATTGGTGGAAGCCGCCAGCTTTCTTCCTGACAACGTCGTATTGGATGGAGAAATTCTTTGTTTTGAAGGAGCGCTTCCCCTGCCATTTGGGATTCTGCAGACACGTATTGGGAGAAAAAATTTGAGTAAAAAAATACTTCAGGAGGCCCCCGTTTCTTTCTTTGCTTATGACCTGCTTGAACTGGAGGGAAAGGACTTCCGCACCCAAGCATTGACTGTTAGAAGAGCTCATTTAGAGGAGTTGTTGCTAGGAATTCCAACCACTCGCTTACAACTTTCACCAACAGTGGAGGCGGAAAGTTGGGCAGCATTGGAAAAAATACGAGAAAGTTCCCGCAAGCGGATGGCTGAAGGATTTATGCTCAAACGCAAAAACTCTCCTTATGAAGTAGGCAGAAAGCGGGGCAATTGGTGGAAATGGAAAATTGATCCTTTGACCATCGATGGCATATTGATATATGCACAAAAAGGTCATGGAAGAAGAGCAGATTTATTCACCGACTTTACCTTGGCTGTTTGGGAAGGTGACAAACTTGTCCCTTTTACAAAAGCCTATTCAGGATTGACCGATGCGGAACTCAAAGAAGCAGATCAATACATTAAGAAAAACACGGTAGAAAAATTCGGTCCAGTGCGTACCGTCAAACCAGGTTTAGTCTTTGAAATAGCCTTTGAAGGCATTCAAGAAAGTCCCCGCCACAAATCCGGTATAGCCCTCCGCTTTCCTCGAATCAATCGCTGGAGAAAAGATAAAAACATAACAGAAGCCAATACTTTAGCTGATTTAAAAGACTTACTTTCGCTGTATGGAGGATAA
- a CDS encoding M23 family metallopeptidase, protein MKLNNSFLWLCFWLGFSNNILAQDYLFPVKPGQRAALSGNFSEIRPSHFHSGIDVKIGGVDGEPILAIADGYIYRMKISTYGYGNVLYLRHNDGQSSVYAHLRNFSPKIMEFMRKELYFAKKNELEIFPDPDFLPIKRGEVIGNGGNTGSSGGPHLHFEIRDTLDRAIDPFIYRFREVVDNTPPIIYKMAIRPIGMDSRVNGLYQRIEVTPLLEGGVYVIKEPVKVSGQVGIEIHSIDRMDGSTNIFGNPMYELSEDGNLIFKANLQHIDFNKGRFFFSHMTGNKFKRLYKVPNNVLEIYEPDSTWSGAISVNPQQRKNISVKAQDFFGNARTVKMTLVGEEAPFFLGNRNISTTKGTSIKYDGSLMIIETGPSDIGTLAKVWVKSHEMEMAPIYVNNSHRIYTWDMRYGIPEQIDLCTETIFPSVIAHIPFGEERLVANQQLEIIVPEEATLDDLYLRVEHQNNRLKINDTDEYLRSPIEILWKETMGSADRERTHVYALNRNGSKSFVGGTWELGNIRFKTRNFGTFVLDTDVNPPSITPIRVTADELRFTIRDDKSGIKDFEALVNGEWVLMRYEHKQNVIWSEKLTKQAFKGELILKVRDMAGNETVYKTLVK, encoded by the coding sequence TTGAAATTAAATAATTCCTTTTTGTGGCTTTGCTTTTGGCTTGGCTTTTCAAATAATATCCTTGCTCAAGACTATTTATTTCCAGTAAAGCCAGGACAACGAGCAGCACTGTCTGGAAACTTTTCCGAAATACGACCCAGTCATTTTCATTCCGGGATTGATGTGAAAATTGGTGGAGTGGATGGAGAACCCATCTTAGCCATTGCAGATGGCTACATTTATCGGATGAAAATTTCCACCTATGGCTATGGAAATGTGCTGTATTTGAGGCATAACGATGGTCAATCCTCTGTTTATGCTCATTTGCGAAACTTCTCTCCAAAAATCATGGAATTCATGCGCAAGGAGCTATATTTTGCGAAAAAAAATGAATTGGAAATCTTCCCAGACCCTGATTTTCTACCCATTAAAAGAGGGGAAGTCATAGGAAATGGAGGGAATACCGGGAGTTCGGGTGGACCACACCTTCATTTTGAAATTCGGGACACCTTAGACCGTGCCATTGACCCATTTATTTACAGATTCAGAGAAGTTGTGGATAATACTCCCCCTATCATTTACAAAATGGCTATTCGTCCAATCGGTATGGATAGCAGGGTCAATGGTCTTTACCAACGGATTGAGGTAACTCCCCTGCTTGAAGGAGGTGTCTATGTGATCAAAGAACCTGTTAAAGTCAGTGGACAGGTGGGTATTGAAATCCATTCCATCGACCGCATGGACGGTTCCACCAATATTTTTGGAAATCCTATGTATGAATTGAGTGAAGATGGTAACCTGATTTTCAAGGCCAACCTACAACACATCGATTTCAACAAGGGGAGATTCTTTTTCTCCCATATGACTGGTAATAAGTTTAAACGCCTTTATAAGGTCCCTAACAATGTCTTGGAAATCTATGAACCGGATTCAACATGGTCTGGTGCAATTTCAGTGAATCCCCAACAGCGAAAAAATATTTCAGTAAAAGCCCAAGACTTTTTTGGAAATGCTCGAACAGTGAAAATGACCTTAGTCGGCGAAGAAGCTCCCTTCTTTTTGGGTAATCGAAACATCAGCACTACCAAAGGAACATCTATTAAATACGATGGTTCCTTGATGATCATCGAAACAGGTCCTTCTGACATCGGTACCTTAGCCAAAGTTTGGGTGAAAAGCCACGAAATGGAAATGGCCCCAATATACGTCAACAATTCTCATCGAATTTATACATGGGATATGCGCTATGGCATTCCCGAGCAAATTGACTTGTGCACAGAGACGATCTTTCCCTCCGTCATTGCGCACATTCCTTTCGGTGAGGAGCGCTTGGTTGCCAATCAACAACTAGAAATCATTGTGCCAGAAGAAGCCACCTTGGATGATTTGTACTTAAGAGTAGAACACCAAAATAATCGTCTCAAAATCAATGATACGGATGAATATTTACGCTCTCCTATTGAAATCCTTTGGAAGGAAACTATGGGAAGTGCCGATAGAGAGCGAACACATGTATATGCCCTCAACAGAAATGGGAGCAAGTCTTTTGTAGGCGGAACGTGGGAATTAGGAAATATCCGTTTCAAAACTAGAAACTTTGGTACCTTTGTACTCGATACAGACGTCAACCCTCCCAGCATTACGCCCATCCGGGTAACTGCTGACGAATTGAGGTTTACCATTCGAGATGACAAATCCGGAATAAAGGATTTTGAGGCCTTGGTCAATGGTGAATGGGTATTGATGCGATATGAGCATAAGCAAAATGTCATCTGGTCTGAGAAGTTGACCAAACAAGCTTTCAAAGGAGAGCTTATATTGAAAGTAAGGGATATGGCAGGGAATGAAACTGTTTATAAAACTCTAGTCAAATAA
- a CDS encoding fumarylacetoacetate hydrolase family protein: MKVIAIGRNYAEHIEELNNERPTAPVVFLKPDTAVLKNNAPFYHPDFSQNIHHEVELVLKVCKEGKHLQPQFAHRYFDEIGIGIDFTARDLQDACKAKGLPWEIAKAFNGSAPVGSFLPVSEFKSMNDINFHLLINGEFKQKGNTSMMLFDFNAIIAYVSQFFTLKKGDLIFTGTPAGVSKVNIGDRLEAFIEDQKLLDFEIK, encoded by the coding sequence ATGAAAGTAATTGCTATCGGAAGAAATTACGCCGAACACATCGAAGAGCTCAACAACGAACGACCTACCGCACCCGTCGTTTTCCTCAAACCAGATACAGCTGTTCTTAAAAATAACGCCCCTTTTTACCATCCTGACTTTTCACAAAACATCCATCACGAGGTTGAATTGGTACTCAAGGTATGTAAAGAAGGCAAACATCTTCAGCCACAATTTGCCCATCGGTATTTTGATGAAATTGGTATAGGCATCGATTTCACTGCGCGCGATTTGCAAGATGCATGTAAAGCTAAAGGACTTCCTTGGGAAATTGCTAAAGCATTTAACGGTTCAGCACCAGTCGGATCATTTTTACCAGTTTCGGAATTCAAATCCATGAACGATATCAATTTTCATTTGCTTATCAATGGAGAATTCAAGCAAAAAGGAAATACTTCCATGATGCTTTTCGACTTCAATGCTATCATTGCCTATGTCTCTCAGTTTTTTACGCTGAAAAAAGGTGATTTAATCTTTACAGGGACTCCAGCAGGTGTGAGTAAAGTCAATATTGGAGACCGATTGGAAGCATTTATCGAAGATCAAAAATTACTGGACTTTGAAATTAAATAA